A single region of the Lactobacillus isalae genome encodes:
- a CDS encoding helicase C-terminal domain-containing protein, with protein MKKAFTDDVFAVVDLETTGTQRNQGDHIIQFGCAIIKKRKVVKTYSFLINPHREIPQAVENLTHISNEDVSKAHDFNYYAPKIRKILENTIFVAHNVNFDLPFLNYELVNAGLEPLTGKAIDTVELAQIAFPTFPSYKLRDLTARLRIKHLNPHRADSDALVTAKLLLKVIKKLENLPQATLNTLTSLSKGLLRDTDYIFYEIGQVARQTKRPLAKDLIQVKHLILKKQNLSARHNASASKGEFPQSDDEKKELFKKNLRFRRGQVSLINRLHEFVYSDSDNSLVVEAPNGSGKTFSYLMAYSYELYSGRKLVVATPTKVLQEQILKQEIPQLLRITHLDLDAQIVKSSSHYLDLDGFYNSLYQTDNPIQQTLILQMGILIWLTETETGDLDELQLTNYQAPLFASIEHPGDARIGTAFADYDFWNLARSKQEQADILITNHAYLANHYMDSIWGQNPFLVIDEAHRFVENVASSRNDSLQFESFWGMCSHLRNLLFYAEDSAKARFGNNLEFKLILDKLEKNTTDLIHAINKVQEALYDNRKFATSWEERRQNAVSLGFQGQDLFRNVALFKRLLSQMQDHIEIVRQETNQLLFLLYHQQKNLLTSDDVLIKDLQEEVDHLDYYSEQNYLLLDQLSEPKKLDHKGFVLEISNEDDPLSTNLTWLMLDPEEEVEQLYHYFDKKLFISATLAEQDDFSYTIKNLYLDPEKTLTYRAKPSFKVEKHLKVYALSDNNAPADPNSPEYEEFIGNLLKQIKNYDHVLVLFTNLEVIRDVFSRLSENNSALKDYEILAQGLTGSNEKIAKRFGIAEKAILLGANSFWEGIDFKHNGVDLAIVTRLPFESPDQPEVKLRTECLKKQVGADKIFEIDTLPRAILRFRQGCGRLIRNERDHGIFVILDQRVWNKAYGEQFLAGLPVSAKKVSQQQLLNVLRNSKQNE; from the coding sequence ATGAAAAAAGCCTTTACAGATGATGTTTTTGCGGTCGTTGATCTTGAAACGACGGGCACGCAGCGTAATCAAGGTGATCATATCATTCAATTTGGTTGTGCAATCATCAAAAAGCGTAAGGTGGTAAAAACATATTCATTCTTAATCAATCCTCATCGCGAAATCCCTCAAGCTGTTGAAAATTTAACTCACATTAGTAATGAAGATGTATCTAAAGCACATGATTTTAATTACTATGCTCCTAAGATTCGGAAGATTTTGGAGAATACAATTTTTGTTGCGCATAATGTGAACTTTGATCTTCCATTTTTAAATTATGAGTTAGTAAACGCTGGACTAGAACCACTAACTGGAAAAGCAATTGATACGGTTGAATTAGCTCAAATTGCTTTTCCAACCTTCCCATCATATAAATTGCGTGACTTAACTGCTCGTTTAAGAATTAAGCACTTAAATCCTCACCGTGCTGATTCCGATGCCTTAGTTACTGCCAAATTGTTATTAAAAGTAATTAAGAAACTCGAAAATCTGCCTCAGGCAACTCTCAATACCTTAACTTCTTTATCAAAAGGGTTATTACGAGATACTGATTATATTTTTTATGAAATAGGCCAAGTTGCTCGTCAGACAAAGAGGCCATTAGCAAAAGACTTAATTCAGGTAAAACATTTAATTCTGAAAAAGCAGAATTTGTCTGCGCGTCATAATGCGTCAGCAAGCAAAGGAGAGTTCCCTCAAAGCGATGATGAAAAGAAAGAATTGTTTAAAAAGAATCTTCGCTTTAGAAGAGGACAGGTCAGTTTAATTAATAGACTTCATGAATTTGTCTATAGTGATTCTGATAATTCATTAGTTGTTGAAGCGCCAAATGGTAGTGGAAAGACTTTTAGCTATTTAATGGCTTATTCTTATGAACTTTATTCTGGCAGAAAATTAGTTGTAGCTACTCCTACTAAAGTTTTGCAGGAGCAAATATTAAAGCAGGAAATTCCACAGCTTTTGCGGATAACTCATTTGGATTTAGATGCTCAGATTGTTAAATCAAGCAGTCATTATTTAGATTTAGATGGTTTTTATAATTCACTTTATCAAACAGATAATCCGATTCAGCAAACTTTAATTTTGCAAATGGGGATTCTAATCTGGCTAACTGAAACAGAAACTGGGGATTTAGATGAGTTGCAGTTGACTAACTATCAAGCTCCACTATTTGCTTCTATTGAACATCCTGGAGATGCTAGAATCGGAACAGCGTTTGCTGATTATGACTTCTGGAACTTAGCGAGAAGTAAACAAGAGCAGGCTGATATTTTAATTACAAATCATGCCTATTTAGCTAACCATTATATGGATTCCATCTGGGGACAGAATCCGTTTTTGGTTATTGATGAAGCACATCGCTTTGTTGAAAATGTGGCAAGTTCACGAAATGATTCCCTTCAATTTGAGAGTTTCTGGGGGATGTGTAGTCATTTGCGTAATTTACTCTTTTATGCAGAAGACAGCGCTAAGGCTAGATTTGGTAATAATTTAGAATTTAAGTTGATTTTAGATAAACTTGAAAAGAATACAACTGACTTAATTCATGCTATTAATAAGGTTCAAGAAGCGCTTTATGATAATCGTAAGTTTGCGACAAGTTGGGAAGAGAGAAGACAAAATGCTGTCAGTTTAGGCTTTCAAGGACAAGATTTGTTTAGAAATGTAGCTTTGTTTAAACGTTTGTTAAGTCAGATGCAGGATCATATTGAAATTGTGCGTCAGGAAACAAATCAGCTTTTGTTTTTGCTATATCACCAGCAAAAGAATTTATTGACTAGCGATGATGTTTTAATTAAAGATCTTCAAGAAGAAGTCGACCATCTTGACTATTATTCAGAGCAGAATTATCTCTTGCTTGATCAATTAAGCGAACCAAAGAAATTAGACCATAAAGGCTTTGTGCTAGAGATAAGCAATGAAGACGATCCTTTATCAACGAATTTGACCTGGTTGATGCTGGATCCTGAAGAAGAAGTCGAGCAGCTGTACCATTACTTTGATAAAAAGCTATTCATTTCAGCTACTCTTGCAGAACAAGACGATTTTTCTTATACAATTAAGAACTTATATTTAGATCCTGAGAAGACGCTGACTTATCGAGCAAAGCCATCTTTTAAAGTTGAAAAACACTTGAAGGTTTATGCGCTTTCTGATAATAATGCACCTGCTGATCCAAATAGTCCTGAGTATGAAGAATTTATTGGTAATCTGCTTAAGCAGATTAAGAACTATGATCATGTTTTAGTTTTGTTTACTAATCTAGAGGTCATTAGGGATGTCTTTAGCAGGTTAAGCGAAAATAATAGTGCCTTGAAAGATTATGAAATTCTAGCTCAAGGATTAACTGGATCTAATGAAAAGATTGCTAAGCGCTTTGGAATTGCGGAAAAAGCCATTTTGCTTGGAGCAAATAGTTTCTGGGAGGGAATAGATTTTAAGCATAATGGAGTAGACTTAGCGATTGTTACTCGTTTGCCGTTTGAATCACCTGACCAGCCAGAAGTTAAACTCCGGACAGAATGTCTAAAAAAGCAGGTTGGTGCTGATAAGATTTTTGAAATTGATACGCTTCCACGTGCAATTCTGCGATTTAGACAGGGATGCGGACGTTTAATTAGAAATGAGCGTGATCATGGAATCTTTGTGATTTTAGATCAACGAGTTTGGAATAAGGCATATGGTGAGCAATTTTTAGCAGGGCTTCCTGTGAGTGCAAAAAAAGTTAGTCAGCAACAACTATTAAATGTTTTAAGGAATAGTAAACAAAATGAATAA
- the asnS gene encoding asparagine--tRNA ligase gives MTELISIKDSSKHVDQEVKMHVWLTDKRSSGKIIFLQLRDGTAFFQGVVRKNDVSEEVFEAAKSLRQEASFYITGTVHEDKRSHFGYEIQISDLEIVSNNEGYPIGNKEHGVDFLLDNRHLWLRSKRPFAIMQIRNTMFKATVDFFEKEGFIKFDAPIFMHSAPEGTTQLFHVEYFNNDAYLSQSGQLYGEAGAMAYGKIFTFGPTFRAEESKGRRHMTEFWMMEPEMAWMHQDESLDLQERYLAHMVKQVLENNEYELRILGRDPEKLRPTTEGNFTRLSYDDAIKMLQEAGRDIKWGDDFGAPDEGYISEQFDRPVFIVNYPTSIKPFYMKKNPDNPKEYLCADVIAPEGYGEIFGGSEREGNYEILKKQIEEAGLNLEDYQWYLDLRKFGGVPHSGFGMGFERTIAWICKLDHIREAIPFPRLINRMQP, from the coding sequence ATGACAGAATTAATCTCAATTAAAGATTCTTCTAAACATGTAGACCAAGAAGTTAAGATGCATGTTTGGTTAACTGATAAACGATCAAGCGGTAAGATCATCTTCTTACAATTACGTGATGGAACCGCATTTTTCCAAGGCGTTGTTCGTAAGAATGATGTTTCTGAAGAAGTTTTTGAAGCAGCTAAGTCTTTACGTCAAGAAGCTAGTTTCTATATTACTGGTACTGTTCATGAAGATAAGCGTTCTCATTTTGGCTATGAAATTCAAATTTCAGACTTAGAAATTGTTTCTAACAATGAAGGCTACCCAATTGGTAACAAGGAACATGGTGTTGATTTCTTACTTGATAACCGTCACTTATGGTTAAGATCTAAGCGTCCATTTGCTATTATGCAAATTAGAAACACTATGTTTAAGGCAACTGTTGACTTCTTTGAAAAAGAAGGATTCATTAAGTTTGATGCACCTATCTTTATGCACTCCGCTCCAGAAGGTACTACGCAATTATTCCACGTAGAATACTTCAACAACGATGCATACTTGTCACAATCTGGTCAATTATATGGTGAAGCTGGTGCCATGGCTTATGGCAAGATCTTTACTTTTGGACCAACATTTAGAGCAGAAGAATCTAAGGGACGTCGTCACATGACAGAATTCTGGATGATGGAACCAGAAATGGCATGGATGCATCAAGATGAATCTTTAGATCTTCAAGAAAGATACTTAGCGCATATGGTTAAGCAAGTTCTTGAAAACAATGAATATGAATTGAGAATCTTGGGTAGAGATCCTGAAAAATTACGTCCAACTACTGAAGGTAACTTTACTCGTCTTTCTTACGATGATGCTATTAAAATGCTTCAAGAAGCTGGTCGCGATATTAAATGGGGTGACGACTTTGGTGCCCCAGATGAAGGATATATCTCAGAGCAATTCGATCGTCCAGTCTTCATCGTTAACTACCCAACCTCAATTAAGCCATTCTACATGAAGAAGAATCCAGATAACCCTAAAGAATACTTATGTGCTGATGTAATTGCACCAGAAGGATATGGTGAAATTTTTGGTGGTTCTGAACGTGAAGGAAACTACGAAATTTTGAAAAAGCAGATTGAAGAAGCAGGGTTAAACTTGGAAGATTACCAATGGTACCTTGACTTACGTAAATTTGGTGGTGTTCCTCACTCTGGATTTGGTATGGGATTTGAACGTACAATTGCTTGGATTTGTAAGTTAGATCACATTCGTGAAGCTATTCCATTCCCAAGATTGATTAACAGAATGCAACCATAA
- a CDS encoding DnaD domain protein — translation MASFATIQNEGFTVISNSLLRYYPSLKLSEIETMLLLQLESFKQANNFFPSDNDISERMNLSPVEISQLIQNLIDKKLVELGQNRDNDGRITNFYDLAPLYQKLDTIIDERDVSSRTQAESDLRPTEKRESNPLQELVRQFEIEFGRLLSPIEKQEIAAWINIDHYSPEIVQLALREAILAQVYNFKYVDRILLNWQRHGLTTPDQVKNFLQRN, via the coding sequence ATGGCGTCTTTTGCGACTATTCAAAATGAAGGTTTTACAGTCATTTCTAATAGTCTTTTACGTTATTATCCATCTTTAAAACTATCTGAGATTGAAACAATGCTCTTATTGCAATTGGAGTCATTTAAACAAGCTAACAATTTCTTCCCTAGTGATAATGACATATCTGAACGCATGAATTTATCACCGGTTGAGATTTCGCAATTAATTCAGAATTTAATTGATAAGAAATTAGTTGAGCTTGGTCAAAATAGGGATAATGATGGTCGAATTACTAACTTTTATGATTTAGCGCCCTTATATCAAAAATTAGATACAATTATTGATGAGCGGGATGTCAGCTCTCGTACTCAAGCTGAAAGTGATTTACGCCCAACGGAGAAACGCGAGTCAAATCCCCTTCAAGAGTTAGTAAGGCAATTTGAAATAGAGTTTGGTCGTCTGTTAAGTCCTATCGAAAAGCAAGAAATTGCTGCTTGGATTAATATTGATCACTACAGTCCTGAAATAGTGCAGTTGGCTCTACGAGAAGCTATTTTGGCACAAGTATATAATTTTAAGTATGTCGATCGAATTCTACTTAATTGGCAAAGACATGGTTTAACTACGCCAGATCAAGTTAAAAATTTTCTTCAAAGGAATTAG
- the nth gene encoding endonuclease III, whose product MEKLLSDEEARLVLKRILLLYPDAKGELHWDTKFHLLCAVLMSAQTTDKMVNKTTPKFFSDYPDSASLAQTDIKDIEEHIRTIGLYRTKAKHLKETAQIITDKFNGEIPKDKKTLMTLPGVGEKTANVVLAEGFKVPAIAVDTHVSRISKRFKIVNEKATPHEVEKRLEELLPKEDWIRTHHAMILFGRYTMPARTKDQDPYSFLPPLN is encoded by the coding sequence ATGGAAAAGTTGCTATCAGATGAAGAGGCGAGATTAGTTTTAAAACGAATTCTATTGCTTTATCCAGATGCTAAGGGTGAACTTCATTGGGATACGAAGTTTCATTTATTATGTGCTGTTTTAATGAGTGCACAGACCACTGATAAGATGGTTAACAAGACAACTCCGAAATTCTTTAGCGATTATCCTGATAGTGCCAGCTTGGCTCAAACAGATATTAAGGATATTGAAGAGCATATTCGGACTATTGGTTTGTATCGAACAAAAGCTAAGCATTTAAAAGAAACGGCACAAATTATTACTGATAAATTTAATGGAGAAATTCCTAAAGATAAAAAGACTTTAATGACCTTACCTGGTGTGGGGGAGAAGACAGCAAATGTTGTTTTAGCTGAAGGCTTTAAAGTGCCAGCAATTGCAGTTGATACGCATGTATCTCGTATTTCGAAACGTTTTAAGATAGTTAATGAAAAGGCTACCCCTCATGAAGTTGAAAAGCGTTTAGAGGAGTTACTGCCAAAAGAGGACTGGATCCGTACTCATCATGCAATGATCTTATTTGGAAGATATACGATGCCTGCTAGAACAAAGGATCAAGATCCATATTCATTTTTGCCACCATTAAACTAA
- a CDS encoding PBP1A family penicillin-binding protein, with product MADNNQRPTNSRMANLHPEGKPRKRIWLQVIKWFFIVAMLVVVSGVGLFAYYAKDAPSISQAQLQSGGTSSLYTRDGKFLLSLGSEKRTYVNNDEIPKELKNAIISVEDRRFYKEGIGLDPIRIIGSVLVNAKSKGVAAGGSTITQQLVKLSVFSTAASQRTLRRKAQEAWLSMKVEREFSKEQILEFYINKVYMNYGNYGMGTAADYYYGKDLKDLDLAQTALLAGMPNAPVTYDPYVYPEKAKYRRDIVLKAMLKNDKISKSQYTQAVNEPITQGLQPKKNNATSELRKVDDPYIKEVISEVKSKGFNPYNDNLKITVNIDQDAQQKLYDLVNDGSVPFTNDKMQVGATIVDPKTGHVIAIIGGRKLPSVQLGLNRAVQTGRSTGSTVKPVLDYGPAIEYLNWPTSHMLDDSKYVYPGTNIQLYDWDNKYEGKMTMRHALEQSRNVPAVKTLSKVGVARASLFARKMGVNVPSDSGLSVAIGANASSLQMAGAFAAFANDGVYHKPQFVSKIETPDGLTRNYDSSGTRVMKESTAYIMTDMLKGVLTKGSGTQARIKNLYEAGKTGTVKYSDEELVRYPQYKNSPKDSWFVGYTKLYSIGIWTGYDNLKDGTPSGVGSSSAQLLYKQMMSYLMADKANKDWSKPSTVVKRRIANGTQDKVVSPNASNSSWQLFVKGHAPSNPYSEVTVDKRKDEDDDIDTRFDTEDDTSSKGQSRSQSSSSSSSRSEQSSSQKQSSTSDTNSNKQNQNNSQQTDNKAENQNNNNNSQQNTNNQNNNQNQQPQNQGNNSNNNQ from the coding sequence ATGGCAGATAATAATCAAAGGCCAACTAATTCTAGAATGGCAAACCTTCATCCTGAAGGTAAACCACGTAAACGAATTTGGCTACAAGTAATCAAGTGGTTCTTTATTGTAGCAATGTTAGTAGTAGTTTCAGGAGTAGGTTTATTTGCATACTACGCTAAAGACGCTCCTAGCATCTCGCAAGCTCAACTTCAAAGCGGTGGAACAAGTAGCTTATATACCAGAGACGGAAAATTTCTTCTTTCTCTAGGTTCTGAAAAAAGAACTTATGTTAATAATGACGAGATTCCTAAAGAACTAAAAAATGCCATTATCTCTGTTGAAGATAGACGTTTTTATAAGGAAGGAATCGGACTTGATCCAATTAGAATTATTGGCTCTGTCTTAGTTAACGCCAAAAGCAAGGGAGTTGCGGCTGGTGGATCTACAATTACTCAACAATTAGTTAAGCTCTCCGTCTTCTCCACTGCTGCTTCACAAAGAACTCTTCGAAGAAAGGCTCAAGAAGCTTGGCTTTCAATGAAAGTAGAACGAGAATTCAGCAAAGAACAAATTTTGGAGTTCTATATTAATAAGGTATACATGAACTACGGTAATTACGGTATGGGTACTGCAGCTGACTACTACTATGGCAAAGATCTAAAAGATCTTGACTTAGCACAGACTGCCCTCCTTGCAGGGATGCCAAATGCACCGGTTACTTATGACCCATATGTATATCCTGAAAAGGCAAAATATAGACGAGATATCGTTTTAAAAGCGATGCTTAAAAACGATAAAATCAGCAAATCTCAATATACACAAGCAGTAAATGAACCAATTACTCAAGGTTTGCAACCTAAAAAGAACAATGCTACTTCTGAGCTTAGAAAAGTTGACGATCCATACATTAAAGAAGTAATTAGCGAAGTTAAGAGCAAGGGCTTTAATCCTTACAATGATAACTTAAAGATTACTGTTAACATCGATCAAGATGCACAACAAAAGCTCTACGACTTAGTAAACGATGGTTCAGTCCCATTCACTAACGATAAAATGCAAGTTGGGGCTACAATTGTTGATCCAAAAACTGGTCATGTAATTGCTATTATCGGTGGTCGTAAACTTCCATCAGTTCAACTTGGTTTAAATCGAGCTGTTCAAACAGGACGCTCCACTGGTTCAACTGTTAAGCCAGTATTAGATTATGGTCCAGCAATCGAATACCTTAACTGGCCAACTTCTCATATGCTAGACGATTCTAAATATGTTTACCCAGGTACTAATATCCAACTTTATGACTGGGATAATAAGTATGAAGGTAAAATGACTATGAGACACGCTCTAGAACAATCAAGAAACGTCCCAGCAGTTAAGACTTTAAGTAAAGTCGGTGTAGCTCGTGCCTCATTATTTGCAAGAAAAATGGGCGTTAATGTCCCATCTGATTCAGGCTTATCAGTAGCTATCGGTGCCAACGCATCTTCTCTTCAAATGGCTGGTGCATTTGCTGCATTTGCTAATGACGGTGTTTACCATAAACCACAATTTGTTTCTAAGATTGAAACCCCAGATGGTTTAACTAGAAATTACGATAGTAGCGGTACTAGAGTAATGAAGGAATCAACAGCTTACATTATGACAGATATGCTCAAAGGGGTATTAACTAAGGGGTCTGGTACACAAGCAAGAATCAAGAACTTATATGAAGCTGGTAAAACTGGTACAGTTAAGTACTCTGATGAAGAGCTGGTAAGATATCCTCAATATAAGAATTCACCAAAAGATTCTTGGTTTGTTGGTTACACCAAACTATATTCAATAGGAATTTGGACGGGATATGACAATCTAAAAGATGGTACACCATCTGGTGTCGGCTCTTCTTCTGCTCAACTCCTATATAAGCAAATGATGTCATATCTCATGGCTGACAAAGCCAATAAAGATTGGTCAAAACCAAGTACAGTCGTTAAACGTAGAATTGCTAATGGTACGCAAGATAAGGTTGTTTCTCCTAATGCAAGCAATTCTAGCTGGCAGTTGTTTGTTAAGGGGCACGCTCCAAGTAATCCATATAGTGAAGTAACAGTTGATAAACGTAAAGACGAAGATGATGATATCGACACTAGATTTGATACAGAAGATGATACTTCTTCTAAAGGTCAATCTCGGTCTCAAAGCAGTTCATCATCATCAAGTCGTTCTGAACAATCTTCAAGTCAAAAACAGTCCTCTACTTCTGACACCAATTCAAATAAGCAGAATCAAAACAATAGTCAACAAACTGACAACAAGGCTGAGAATCAAAATAATAACAATAATTCACAACAAAATACAAATAACCAAAATAATAATCAAAACCAGCAACCGCAAAATCAAGGTAATAACTCCAATAATAATCAATAA
- the recU gene encoding Holliday junction resolvase RecU, with amino-acid sequence MVKYPTGSLTHYTKDQTDLLHPRKQKHRKDVVFSDRGMNLEQQINESNKYYLLEDIAVVHKKPTPVQIVKVDYPKRSRAVIKEAYFRQASTTDYNGVYEGHYLDFEAKETRNKRSFPLKNFHEHQIIHLERCLKQKGICFTIIRFVTLNRYFVTPASFVIKAWKTPHKSSMTLQELIDNSIEIKSGFRPTLPYLDAIDNFINR; translated from the coding sequence ATGGTAAAATATCCAACAGGCAGTTTAACACATTATACTAAAGATCAAACTGACCTTTTGCATCCCAGAAAGCAAAAGCATCGTAAAGATGTTGTATTTTCTGATCGTGGAATGAACCTAGAACAGCAAATTAACGAATCTAATAAGTACTATCTCCTTGAAGATATTGCTGTCGTTCATAAAAAGCCAACTCCAGTCCAGATTGTTAAAGTAGATTATCCTAAACGATCTCGTGCAGTTATTAAAGAAGCCTATTTCAGGCAAGCTTCTACGACTGATTATAATGGCGTATATGAAGGACATTATCTAGATTTTGAAGCTAAGGAAACAAGAAATAAAAGATCTTTTCCTTTAAAAAATTTCCATGAACACCAAATCATTCATCTTGAAAGATGCTTAAAGCAAAAAGGAATCTGCTTTACGATAATTCGCTTCGTAACTCTTAATCGTTACTTCGTAACCCCAGCTAGCTTTGTAATAAAAGCCTGGAAGACGCCCCATAAGAGTTCGATGACACTTCAAGAATTAATCGATAATTCAATTGAAATTAAAAGCGGATTTCGACCAACGCTTCCTTACTTAGATGCAATAGATAATTTTATAAATAGATAG
- a CDS encoding DUF1273 domain-containing protein yields the protein MKRLWVTGYRSYELSIFSDKDPKLTVIKYALSNYFKSLLEEGKIDWVISGANLGIEQWALESAISLENEYNLHTALMMPYLEFSKRWNESNQMKYQNLTEQVDFTASTSNYPYMSPAQLKNYQSFMLEHTDRAVLIYDPEHPGKPKYDYEAIQKYQEDQDYPVDIIDFYDLQEAAEEYEENHRPNNNFY from the coding sequence ATGAAGCGTCTGTGGGTTACAGGATATCGTTCATATGAATTAAGTATTTTTAGTGATAAGGATCCTAAATTAACTGTAATTAAGTATGCATTAAGTAACTATTTTAAAAGTCTGCTCGAAGAAGGAAAAATTGACTGGGTAATTAGTGGAGCAAATTTAGGAATTGAGCAATGGGCACTTGAGTCCGCAATTAGTTTAGAGAATGAATATAATCTTCATACTGCTTTGATGATGCCATATTTAGAGTTTTCAAAAAGGTGGAATGAAAGTAATCAGATGAAATATCAAAATTTAACTGAGCAAGTTGACTTTACAGCTTCTACTTCTAATTATCCTTATATGAGTCCAGCGCAATTAAAAAATTATCAAAGTTTTATGTTAGAGCATACTGATCGGGCAGTTTTAATTTATGATCCTGAACATCCCGGTAAACCTAAGTATGATTACGAAGCTATACAAAAGTATCAAGAAGACCAGGATTATCCGGTAGATATAATTGATTTCTATGATTTGCAAGAAGCAGCAGAAGAATATGAAGAAAATCATCGACCAAATAATAACTTTTATTAA
- a CDS encoding DivIVA domain-containing protein: MASLNDIQLNPQSILKKQFRTKMKGYDSDEVDSYLDTIISDYSTFATIIEDLQTQISELKAQQKQAPSQSTAPKLDFKNEEVEDDVKTYTPRNVQKPVISSNTDDKETPELTTNVAMIQRISTLERKVYNLEQRMNQQDRTYQAN; the protein is encoded by the coding sequence ATGGCAAGTTTAAATGATATTCAACTAAATCCACAAAGTATCTTAAAGAAACAATTTAGAACTAAAATGAAGGGATACGATTCTGATGAAGTAGATTCATATCTCGATACAATTATTTCCGATTACAGTACCTTTGCAACTATTATTGAGGATTTACAAACTCAAATTAGCGAATTAAAGGCTCAACAAAAACAAGCCCCAAGTCAAAGTACTGCACCTAAATTAGACTTTAAAAATGAAGAAGTTGAGGATGACGTTAAAACTTATACGCCTCGTAATGTACAAAAGCCCGTTATCAGCAGTAATACTGATGACAAAGAAACACCTGAATTAACTACTAATGTAGCTATGATTCAACGTATTTCAACTTTAGAGCGTAAAGTTTATAACCTTGAACAAAGAATGAATCAACAAGATAGAACTTACCAAGCTAATTAA
- a CDS encoding THUMP domain-containing class I SAM-dependent RNA methyltransferase: MKEYTLYATMGAGFESVVAKELNNLGYKTSTENGRVFFKGTQADIVKTNLWLRSADRVKILLKEFKATSFDQLYDEVYSYDWAELLPVDAQFPVKGRSVRSKLHSEPDVQSIVKKAIVDKLTDQYRRRGFLPESGAEYPLDIHIYKDVARLSLDTTGQSLFKRGYRVEHGGAPLKENFAAGLIELTPFDGSHPFIDPMTGSGTIAIEAALKAKNVAPGIWRKFAFDNFDWFDKKLHPELVEKAKAQEKQDHAPILASDIDQSILEIAKVNAHNAGVLQDIKFKQVAVKDFSTDLENGVIIANPPYGKRLKDREAAEKIYEEMGQTLRPLSSFSQYYLTSDPQFEKYFGAKATKKRKFYNGNLRTDYYQYWANKR, from the coding sequence ATGAAAGAATATACATTATATGCAACAATGGGCGCTGGATTTGAGAGTGTCGTTGCAAAAGAATTAAATAATTTGGGCTATAAAACAAGCACTGAAAATGGACGCGTATTCTTCAAAGGAACGCAAGCAGATATTGTTAAGACAAACTTATGGCTTAGAAGTGCTGACCGAGTAAAAATTTTGTTAAAAGAGTTCAAAGCAACTAGTTTTGATCAACTATATGATGAGGTTTATAGCTACGATTGGGCTGAATTGTTGCCAGTAGATGCACAATTTCCTGTAAAAGGGAGAAGTGTTCGCAGCAAGTTGCACTCTGAACCTGATGTTCAATCAATTGTCAAAAAGGCCATTGTAGATAAATTAACGGATCAATATCGAAGACGTGGCTTTTTGCCTGAAAGCGGCGCAGAGTATCCTTTAGACATTCATATTTATAAAGATGTTGCACGGTTAAGCCTAGATACAACTGGTCAGAGTTTATTTAAACGTGGATATCGTGTTGAACATGGTGGAGCTCCTTTAAAGGAAAATTTTGCAGCAGGGTTGATTGAGTTGACACCATTTGATGGCTCTCATCCCTTTATTGACCCGATGACTGGATCAGGAACAATTGCCATTGAAGCTGCATTAAAAGCCAAAAATGTCGCTCCAGGTATTTGGAGAAAATTTGCTTTTGATAATTTTGATTGGTTTGATAAAAAACTTCATCCTGAATTAGTAGAAAAAGCAAAAGCCCAAGAAAAGCAAGATCATGCACCAATTTTAGCAAGCGATATTGATCAATCAATTTTAGAAATTGCAAAGGTTAACGCTCATAATGCTGGAGTATTACAAGATATTAAATTTAAACAAGTTGCTGTAAAGGACTTTTCAACTGACTTAGAAAATGGAGTTATTATTGCTAACCCTCCTTACGGTAAACGACTTAAAGATCGTGAAGCAGCTGAAAAAATTTATGAAGAGATGGGACAAACTTTACGACCACTTTCTTCATTTAGCCAATACTATTTAACTTCTGATCCGCAATTTGAAAAGTATTTTGGTGCTAAGGCCACTAAAAAGAGAAAATTCTATAATGGTAATTTAAGAACGGATTATTATCAATATTGGGCAAATAAGAGATAA